From the Rhodanobacter soli genome, one window contains:
- a CDS encoding tetratricopeptide repeat-containing sulfotransferase family protein: MTGAPAIGTLEQALAHAASLLERDPVLAVEQLEEILQVAAGHPLALQLLAAARSLQGDAQGALDILIPLARAQPNWAMIHFELGLALGRCGRGQEAIQALHRALALKPDLPQAWRALGDHLMAAGEQNAADAAYASHVRHSTRDPRLLTAAVALVENRIPEAEALLREHLKQAPTDVAAIRMFAEVAARLGRNEDALHLLERCLELAPSFQEARQNYALVLYRSNQPERALVQIEQLLAADPGHLGNRNLKAVVLCRIGDYEPAIRIYADLLEHYPRHAKVWVSYGHALKTAGHTERAIAAYRRSLELEPSFGEVWWSLANLKTFRFSADELAAMRAQLARADLGEDDRLHLEFAVGKALEDAGEYEPSFRHYARGNAIRRTQVHYSADDTSARVRYIREHYTRDFFAARAGAGSPSHDPIFVVGLPRAGSTLIEQILSSHSQVEGTMELPEITSITRLLRLQGDADEAMPYHGALAALDAEALRALGERYLAHTRIQRKTTAPLFIDKMPNNFMHLGLIHLMLPNAKIIDARRHPLACGFSAFKQHFARGQGFSYDLGDVGRYYRDYVALMAHFDAVLPGRIHRVVYERMVDDTEGEVRRLLEYCGLPFEASCLQFFRNPRPVRTASSEQVRQPIYREGVDHWRHYETWLGPLASALGTVLESYPEVPVLE, from the coding sequence GTGACGGGTGCGCCGGCCATCGGTACGCTGGAACAGGCACTGGCCCACGCGGCAAGCCTGCTGGAGCGGGACCCGGTACTGGCCGTCGAACAGCTCGAGGAAATTCTGCAGGTGGCCGCCGGTCATCCGCTCGCACTGCAGTTGCTGGCTGCCGCGCGCTCGCTGCAGGGAGACGCGCAAGGCGCGCTCGACATCCTCATTCCCCTGGCGCGGGCCCAGCCGAACTGGGCCATGATCCATTTCGAGCTGGGGCTGGCGCTGGGCCGCTGCGGGCGCGGGCAGGAAGCGATCCAGGCGTTGCACCGTGCGTTGGCGCTGAAGCCCGACTTGCCCCAAGCCTGGCGTGCACTTGGCGACCATCTGATGGCGGCCGGCGAACAGAATGCGGCGGACGCGGCCTACGCCAGCCACGTGCGTCATTCCACGCGCGATCCGCGCCTGTTGACGGCTGCCGTCGCCCTGGTCGAGAACCGCATCCCCGAGGCCGAAGCCTTGTTGCGCGAGCACCTGAAGCAAGCGCCGACCGACGTGGCGGCGATCCGCATGTTCGCCGAGGTCGCTGCCCGGCTGGGCCGCAACGAGGATGCCCTGCACCTGCTGGAACGCTGCCTGGAGCTGGCACCCAGCTTCCAGGAGGCGCGCCAGAACTACGCGCTGGTCCTGTATCGCAGCAACCAGCCGGAACGGGCGCTGGTCCAGATCGAACAACTGCTGGCGGCCGATCCGGGACATCTGGGCAACCGCAATCTCAAGGCGGTGGTGCTGTGCCGGATCGGCGACTACGAGCCCGCCATCCGCATCTATGCCGACCTGCTGGAACACTACCCGCGCCATGCGAAAGTGTGGGTGAGCTACGGCCATGCGCTGAAAACCGCCGGGCACACCGAGCGCGCCATCGCCGCCTATCGCCGCAGCCTGGAGCTTGAACCCTCATTCGGCGAAGTCTGGTGGAGCCTGGCCAACCTGAAGACCTTCCGCTTCAGCGCCGACGAGCTGGCCGCGATGCGCGCGCAGCTGGCGCGCGCGGATCTCGGCGAAGACGACCGCCTGCACCTGGAGTTCGCCGTCGGCAAGGCGCTGGAAGACGCCGGCGAGTACGAGCCGTCCTTCCGGCATTACGCGCGGGGCAATGCGATCCGGCGTACGCAGGTGCACTACAGCGCCGACGACACCAGCGCGCGGGTGCGCTACATCCGCGAGCACTACACACGCGACTTCTTCGCCGCGCGCGCCGGTGCCGGCAGCCCGTCGCATGATCCGATCTTCGTCGTCGGCCTGCCGCGTGCCGGCTCCACCCTGATCGAGCAGATCCTGTCCAGCCACAGCCAGGTCGAAGGCACGATGGAGCTGCCCGAAATCACCTCGATCACGCGCCTGTTGCGCCTGCAGGGCGACGCCGACGAGGCCATGCCGTATCACGGCGCACTGGCGGCACTCGATGCCGAGGCCCTGCGTGCGCTCGGCGAGCGCTACCTCGCGCACACACGGATCCAGCGCAAGACTACGGCGCCGCTGTTCATCGACAAGATGCCGAACAACTTCATGCACCTCGGCCTGATCCACCTGATGCTGCCGAACGCGAAGATCATCGATGCGCGCAGGCATCCGCTGGCCTGCGGCTTCTCGGCCTTCAAACAACACTTCGCACGCGGGCAGGGCTTCAGCTACGACCTTGGGGACGTGGGGCGCTACTACCGCGACTACGTGGCGCTGATGGCGCACTTCGATGCGGTGCTGCCCGGGCGCATCCACCGCGTGGTGTACGAGCGCATGGTCGACGATACCGAAGGGGAAGTGCGTCGCCTGCTCGAGTATTGCGGCCTGCCGTTCGAGGCATCGTGCCTGCAGTTTTTCCGGAATCCGCGGCCGGTACGCACGGCCAGTTCGGAACAGGTGCGCCAGCCGATCTACCGCGAAGGCGTGGATCACTGGCGCCACTACGAAACATGGTTGGGGCCTCTGGCGTCGGCGTTGGGGACGGTGCTGGAGAGCTACCCGGAAGTGCCGGTATTGGAGTAA
- a CDS encoding aromatic ring-hydroxylating oxygenase subunit alpha, producing MPDDTMVEELNRAHALPARYYAGDAMLAMEQRAVFARSWQLVAHQEQLAEPGDHAVGQIAGVPILLVRGADGVLRAFPNVCRHRAGPLALCDGKGARALHCKYHGWTYTLEGQLRSAPEMQDACDFKVEDIRLPPLHVREWQGLVFVALAQDVPPFDEVYAGIAERIAPIDLSAMRYLRRDNYDIDCNWKVYVDNFLEGYHLPHVHPGLSRVLDYRAYDTELFAWHSLQSSPLRDSTELYGDGQAFYYFIYPNVMLNIMPGRLQTNRILPLGPDRCRIVFDYYYAQDEGAQSRIAADQAFSDEVQNEDIAICEAVQKGLASGFYVPGRLNPKREGGVWHFQNLLRAAYAGPAGESA from the coding sequence ATGCCTGACGACACCATGGTCGAGGAACTCAACCGCGCACACGCCCTGCCCGCCCGCTACTACGCCGGCGACGCGATGCTGGCGATGGAACAGCGCGCGGTATTCGCGCGCAGCTGGCAGCTGGTGGCCCACCAGGAGCAACTGGCCGAGCCGGGCGATCATGCCGTCGGGCAGATCGCCGGGGTGCCCATCCTGCTGGTCCGCGGCGCGGACGGCGTGCTGCGCGCCTTCCCCAACGTCTGCCGCCACCGCGCGGGGCCGCTGGCGCTGTGCGACGGCAAGGGCGCGCGTGCCCTGCACTGCAAGTACCACGGCTGGACCTACACCCTCGAAGGTCAGCTGCGCAGTGCGCCGGAAATGCAGGACGCCTGCGATTTCAAGGTCGAGGACATCCGCCTGCCGCCCCTGCACGTGCGCGAATGGCAGGGCCTAGTGTTCGTGGCGCTGGCGCAGGATGTGCCGCCGTTCGACGAGGTCTATGCCGGGATCGCCGAGCGCATCGCGCCGATCGACCTGTCGGCCATGCGCTACCTGCGCCGCGACAACTACGACATCGACTGCAACTGGAAGGTCTACGTCGACAATTTCCTCGAGGGCTACCACCTGCCACACGTGCACCCGGGCCTGTCACGGGTGCTCGACTACCGCGCCTACGACACTGAGTTGTTCGCGTGGCATTCGCTGCAATCCTCGCCGCTGCGCGACAGCACCGAGCTCTACGGTGACGGCCAGGCGTTCTACTACTTCATCTATCCCAACGTGATGCTCAACATCATGCCCGGACGGCTGCAGACCAACCGCATCCTGCCGCTGGGACCGGACCGCTGCCGCATCGTGTTCGACTATTACTACGCACAAGACGAAGGCGCCCAGTCACGCATCGCCGCCGACCAGGCCTTCAGCGACGAAGTGCAGAACGAGGACATCGCGATCTGCGAAGCGGTGCAGAAGGGGCTGGCGTCCGGCTTCTACGTTCCCGGCCGGTTGAATCCGAAACGCGAGGGCGGCGTCTGGCATTTCCAGAACCTGCTGCGCGCGGCCTATGCCGGCCCCGCCGGCGAATCCGCGTGA
- a CDS encoding amino acid permease, translating to MRNGNKIGFWTCTALVVGNVIGMGIFVLPASLAPFGFNALIGWVIVLAGCLVLARVFSHLARALPDAGGPYGYIRHTLGELPAYMALWAYWVSMWLTNAALATGVVGYMTVVFPPLGAIQPVLFALCLLWSVVVVNLFGVRTGGGVQIVTTALKLLPMLAIALLGGWLLLTSPASYTAQLPTTPLTLHDVMAASTIALFAMLGIESASVPAARVDDPGRTIPRSTMTGTVLTAIIYIIVSTVPLLLIRQQELAEASAPFALLMDRFAVAGSGRWLALFVVISGLGALNGWTLLAGELTRTMAVNGVLPAVLARNNRYGAPVVALLVIGALASAMVWMSYSKSLVSAFTFLTRVVTAANLPLYLCCALALIVLWWRRSATCATRRVLLVAVTCVAFVVFAFVGIGHEPFLYALGLIAAGLPLYVSMRLFRRSAPPVEVIPE from the coding sequence ATGCGCAACGGCAACAAGATCGGCTTCTGGACCTGCACCGCGCTGGTCGTGGGCAACGTCATCGGCATGGGCATCTTCGTGCTGCCGGCGTCGCTGGCGCCGTTCGGATTCAATGCCCTGATCGGCTGGGTCATCGTGCTGGCCGGCTGCCTGGTGCTGGCCCGGGTGTTCTCGCATCTGGCCCGCGCCCTGCCCGACGCCGGCGGCCCGTACGGCTACATCCGCCATACGCTGGGCGAACTGCCGGCGTACATGGCGTTGTGGGCCTACTGGGTGTCGATGTGGCTGACCAATGCCGCACTCGCCACCGGCGTGGTCGGTTACATGACGGTGGTATTCCCGCCGCTGGGCGCGATCCAGCCGGTGCTGTTCGCGCTGTGCCTGCTGTGGTCGGTGGTGGTGGTCAACCTGTTCGGCGTGCGCACCGGCGGCGGCGTGCAGATCGTCACCACCGCACTGAAGCTGCTGCCGATGCTGGCGATCGCGCTGCTCGGCGGCTGGCTGCTGCTGACCTCGCCGGCAAGCTATACCGCGCAGTTACCGACGACACCGCTGACTTTGCACGACGTCATGGCCGCTTCCACTATCGCCCTGTTCGCGATGCTCGGCATCGAATCGGCGAGCGTGCCGGCGGCGCGGGTGGACGACCCCGGACGCACGATTCCGCGCTCGACCATGACCGGCACCGTGCTCACCGCGATCATCTACATCATCGTTTCCACCGTGCCGCTGCTGCTGATCCGGCAGCAGGAGCTGGCCGAGGCAAGCGCGCCGTTCGCGCTGCTGATGGACCGCTTCGCCGTCGCCGGTTCCGGGCGCTGGCTGGCGCTGTTCGTGGTGATCAGCGGGCTGGGCGCGCTCAACGGCTGGACCCTGCTCGCCGGCGAACTGACCCGCACGATGGCCGTCAACGGCGTGCTGCCGGCGGTGCTGGCGCGCAACAACCGTTACGGTGCACCGGTGGTGGCGCTGCTGGTGATCGGCGCGCTCGCCTCGGCGATGGTCTGGATGAGCTACAGCAAATCGCTGGTGTCGGCGTTCACCTTCCTCACCCGAGTGGTGACCGCCGCCAACCTGCCGCTCTACCTGTGCTGCGCACTCGCGCTGATCGTGCTGTGGTGGCGGCGCAGCGCAACGTGCGCCACGCGCCGGGTGCTGCTGGTCGCGGTCACCTGCGTGGCGTTCGTGGTGTTCGCCTTCGTCGGCATCGGCCACGAACCGTTCCTGTATGCGCTGGGACTGATCGCGGCAGGATTGCCGCTATATGTGTCCATGCGCCTGTTCCGCAGGAGCGCGCCGCCCGTCGAGGTCATCCCGGAATGA
- a CDS encoding FAD-dependent oxidoreductase: protein MRDPRYDILFTPLKIGPVTAKNRFFQVPHCNGMGHAMPLAHAAMRETKAEGGWAVVSTEECEIHPSGDLTPYVEARLWDDRDIPALALMCDKVHAHGALAALELTHNGPTASNLYSREVLLAPSHQPSKYGYPSQARAMTLHDIREYRRWHREAAIRGKRAGMDIIYVYAAHDLSLAMHFLQRRRNQRSDEYGGSLENRVRLLREVLEDTRDAVGDTCAVALRFATEELLGPGGVELAEAREIVGMLAELPDLWDVNLAAWYNDSVPSRFAGEGAQEPFIDFVKKTTTKPVVGVGRFTSPDTMVSQLKRGVLDMIGCARPSIADPFLPRKIEEGRIDDIRECIGCNICVSGDMTISPIRCTQNPTMGEEWRKGWHPERIAPKRSPSRVLVVGAGPAGLEAARALGQRGYEVSLAEARKELGGRVTREARLPGLAEWARVRDWRVGQIHKLANIAVYLDSALSAQDVLDFGAEHVVLATGCHWRRDGYGRSHGFAIPGFANNPRVFTPDDLMDGRLPEGRVVVFDDDGFYYGSVAAELLRLRGCEVIHLTPDDGIAPWSLHTLDYRHIRKRMAELGIEAMVSQDIIGYDGTTLAVEDVWTHRRRELGCDAVVAVTARVPDDALYQELLRREAEWSAAGVRSLRCIGDAEAPGLIAHAVYAGHRYARELEEPASGEVAFKRHFHTAHADDLRREPQAREPS, encoded by the coding sequence ATGAGAGATCCGCGCTACGACATCCTGTTCACCCCGCTCAAGATCGGCCCGGTCACCGCGAAGAACCGCTTCTTCCAGGTGCCGCACTGCAATGGCATGGGCCATGCGATGCCGCTGGCGCATGCGGCAATGCGCGAGACCAAGGCCGAGGGCGGCTGGGCGGTGGTCTCCACCGAGGAGTGCGAGATCCATCCCAGCGGCGACCTCACGCCCTACGTCGAGGCGCGGCTGTGGGACGACCGCGACATCCCAGCACTGGCGCTGATGTGCGACAAGGTGCACGCGCACGGCGCGCTGGCCGCGCTGGAGTTGACCCACAACGGCCCCACCGCGTCGAACCTGTATTCGCGCGAGGTGCTGCTGGCGCCGTCGCACCAGCCGTCCAAATACGGCTACCCGTCGCAGGCGCGTGCGATGACCCTGCACGACATCCGCGAGTACCGGCGCTGGCATCGCGAGGCGGCGATCCGCGGCAAGCGCGCGGGCATGGACATCATCTACGTCTACGCGGCGCACGACCTGTCGCTGGCGATGCACTTCCTGCAGCGCCGGCGCAACCAGCGCAGCGACGAATACGGCGGCTCGCTGGAGAACCGCGTGCGCCTGCTGCGCGAGGTGCTGGAGGACACCAGGGACGCGGTCGGCGACACCTGCGCCGTGGCGCTGCGCTTCGCCACCGAGGAACTGCTCGGTCCCGGCGGCGTGGAGCTGGCCGAGGCGAGGGAGATCGTGGGCATGCTGGCCGAGCTGCCCGACCTGTGGGACGTGAATCTTGCCGCCTGGTACAACGACTCGGTGCCCTCGCGCTTCGCCGGCGAAGGCGCGCAGGAACCCTTCATCGACTTCGTCAAGAAGACCACCACGAAGCCGGTGGTGGGTGTGGGCCGCTTCACCTCGCCGGACACGATGGTGTCGCAGCTCAAGCGCGGCGTGCTCGACATGATCGGCTGCGCGCGCCCGTCGATCGCGGATCCCTTTCTGCCGCGCAAGATCGAGGAAGGCCGCATCGACGACATCCGCGAATGCATCGGCTGCAACATCTGCGTCTCCGGCGACATGACCATCTCGCCGATCCGCTGCACGCAGAACCCGACCATGGGCGAGGAGTGGCGCAAGGGCTGGCATCCGGAACGCATTGCGCCAAAGCGCTCTCCCAGTCGCGTGCTGGTGGTCGGCGCCGGGCCGGCCGGACTGGAGGCCGCGCGCGCGCTCGGTCAGCGCGGCTACGAAGTGAGTCTGGCCGAGGCGCGCAAGGAACTCGGTGGCCGCGTCACCCGCGAGGCGCGCCTGCCCGGCCTGGCCGAATGGGCGCGCGTGCGCGACTGGCGCGTCGGCCAGATCCACAAGCTCGCGAATATAGCCGTCTATCTCGATTCGGCCTTGAGCGCGCAGGACGTACTCGACTTCGGCGCCGAACACGTGGTGCTGGCCACCGGCTGCCACTGGCGCCGCGACGGCTACGGCCGCAGCCATGGCTTCGCCATTCCCGGCTTCGCCAACAATCCCCGCGTATTCACGCCTGACGATTTGATGGACGGCCGCCTGCCGGAAGGCCGCGTGGTGGTGTTCGACGACGACGGCTTCTACTACGGCAGCGTCGCGGCCGAACTGCTGCGCTTGCGCGGCTGCGAAGTGATCCACCTGACCCCGGACGACGGCATCGCGCCGTGGAGCCTGCACACGCTCGACTACCGGCACATCCGCAAACGGATGGCCGAACTCGGCATCGAGGCGATGGTGTCGCAGGACATCATCGGCTACGACGGCACCACGCTGGCCGTCGAGGACGTCTGGACCCATCGGCGCCGCGAGCTGGGCTGCGACGCGGTGGTCGCGGTGACCGCCCGCGTACCCGACGACGCGCTGTACCAGGAGCTGCTGCGGCGCGAAGCGGAATGGTCCGCCGCCGGCGTGCGATCGTTGCGTTGCATCGGCGACGCCGAGGCGCCCGGACTGATCGCGCACGCGGTCTACGCCGGCCATCGC